One segment of Candidatus Nitrospira nitrificans DNA contains the following:
- a CDS encoding Trm112 family protein, whose translation MSIDKELLAILCCPETKQTVSLAEESLIQKLNAAVARGELKNVGKRPVSGELDGGLIRADRAILYPIRDHIPVMLIEEGIPLEQLH comes from the coding sequence ATGAGTATTGATAAAGAGCTCTTGGCAATCCTTTGTTGCCCTGAGACGAAACAGACGGTGAGTCTGGCGGAAGAGTCTCTCATCCAGAAACTCAATGCCGCGGTGGCCCGAGGCGAATTGAAGAATGTGGGAAAACGTCCAGTGTCCGGCGAGCTCGACGGTGGTTTGATTCGCGCCGATCGGGCGATCCTCTACCCCATCCGTGACCATATTCCAGTGATGCTGATTGAAGAAGGCATTCCGCTCGAGCAACTTCATTGA
- a CDS encoding DUF502 domain-containing protein, protein MIKAFSKTCMAGLIILVPAWTTFLILTTLFTTLDSLIGRYMLDPLPGLGLFLLVLLLILAGIIGEHMVGRDWLAKLEHRIEQIPLIQSIYLTLKGMTDVLNFRSRFGRSKVVAFPFPRDGCWALGFVMGTAPPSVQVEPSHTLFMVFVPTAIHPFTGFLAFIPEHALRSINLPVEDAMKMEFSAGFYRPPNGWLDASPSRST, encoded by the coding sequence ATGATCAAAGCCTTCTCGAAAACATGCATGGCGGGCCTCATTATTCTGGTCCCGGCCTGGACTACGTTCTTAATTCTCACGACGCTCTTTACGACGCTTGACAGCTTGATCGGTCGATACATGTTGGATCCCCTCCCTGGACTCGGCCTGTTCCTCTTGGTGCTTCTGCTCATTCTAGCCGGCATCATCGGTGAACATATGGTCGGTCGAGACTGGTTGGCCAAGCTCGAGCACAGGATTGAGCAGATCCCACTCATCCAGAGCATCTATCTCACGTTGAAAGGCATGACGGATGTCCTGAATTTTCGCTCGCGCTTCGGGCGCAGCAAGGTCGTTGCCTTTCCGTTTCCGCGCGACGGCTGTTGGGCATTGGGATTTGTGATGGGGACGGCGCCTCCATCCGTTCAAGTCGAGCCTTCCCACACCCTGTTCATGGTCTTCGTTCCCACCGCGATTCACCCCTTTACCGGTTTCCTGGCCTTTATCCCGGAACATGCGCTGCGGTCGATCAATCTTCCTGTCGAAGATGCGATGAAAATGGAGTTTTCAGCCGGATTCTATCGTCCCCCAAACGGTTGGCTCGACGCCTCGCCCTCACGTTCCACATGA
- a CDS encoding GNAT family N-acetyltransferase: MTLESIHIRPATKDDAETIIGFNRAMALETENRRLHLPTLRQGILAFLESPGYGSYVVAELPEDTRCKLVGQLMLTYEWSDWRNGVFWWIQSVYVEPDRRGRGVFRAMYTHVLAKAKADPGVCGIRLYVERENRRAQTVYQRVGLTPSVYTVFEQDFVLGHGAAQK, translated from the coding sequence ATGACGCTTGAGAGCATCCACATCAGACCAGCGACCAAGGATGACGCGGAGACCATCATCGGATTCAATAGAGCCATGGCACTCGAAACCGAGAATCGCCGGCTCCACCTACCAACACTGCGTCAGGGCATTCTCGCATTCTTAGAAAGTCCCGGGTATGGATCGTATGTCGTGGCGGAACTTCCAGAAGACACAAGATGCAAGCTGGTCGGTCAGCTTATGCTGACCTATGAATGGAGCGACTGGCGGAACGGGGTCTTTTGGTGGATCCAGAGTGTCTACGTCGAACCGGATCGGCGAGGCAGAGGGGTGTTTCGGGCCATGTACACGCATGTCCTGGCCAAGGCGAAAGCCGATCCAGGGGTCTGCGGGATTAGGTTGTATGTGGAACGGGAGAATCGCAGGGCTCAAACCGTGTACCAGCGTGTGGGACTCACTCCGTCCGTATACACGGTATTCGAGCAAGATTTCGTCCTGGGGCATGGGGCCGCCCAGAAATAG
- a CDS encoding LOG family protein, with protein sequence MERPSSDQAVPSQPDITSSSYIPADKDTEFLQRDELRPIRIGLELLKPELIQREERIHSTIVVFGSARLHEPTVAQQALHQIEAEAAHRPNDPACRQKVAIAKRQLELAKYYEIAREFSRLVSSTCQIDGHCDYVIVTGGGPGIMEAANRGAADVNAKSIGLNITLPHEQYPNPYITPKLSFQFRYFAIRKMHFLIRAKALVAFPGGFGTLDELFETLTLLQTGKTESVVVVLVGRDFWGRLINWQLLVECGLITQQDLQLFHYAETAQEIWDLISRHNGAHAI encoded by the coding sequence GTGGAGCGACCATCTTCCGATCAAGCGGTGCCGTCACAGCCCGATATCACATCCTCCTCCTATATTCCCGCCGATAAAGATACGGAGTTTCTCCAGCGCGATGAGCTTCGGCCGATTCGCATCGGACTCGAACTCCTGAAGCCGGAGCTGATTCAGCGCGAGGAACGCATACACTCAACCATCGTGGTCTTCGGAAGTGCCAGACTGCATGAGCCCACTGTGGCACAACAAGCGCTGCACCAAATCGAAGCGGAAGCCGCCCACAGGCCGAATGATCCCGCGTGCCGGCAGAAAGTCGCCATTGCCAAGCGGCAGCTCGAACTCGCCAAGTATTATGAGATCGCCCGAGAATTCAGCCGGTTGGTTTCGTCGACCTGCCAGATCGACGGCCATTGCGACTATGTCATCGTGACCGGCGGAGGGCCCGGCATCATGGAAGCGGCCAATCGTGGCGCGGCGGATGTGAACGCCAAATCCATCGGGCTCAACATTACCCTGCCGCACGAACAATACCCGAACCCCTACATCACACCCAAGCTGAGCTTTCAGTTTCGCTATTTCGCCATCAGGAAAATGCATTTCCTCATCCGAGCGAAGGCGCTGGTCGCGTTTCCCGGAGGGTTCGGCACACTCGATGAGTTGTTCGAAACGCTCACCTTGCTCCAGACCGGGAAAACTGAGAGCGTGGTCGTCGTTCTGGTAGGACGGGACTTTTGGGGACGTCTGATCAACTGGCAACTGCTGGTCGAATGCGGCCTGATCACACAGCAGGACCTGCAACTGTTTCACTATGCCGAGACAGCTCAGGAAATCTGGGATCTCATCTCACGCCACAATGGAGCACACGCCATATGA